The genomic DNA TTCGCGTTCAGGCCGAACCTCTTGGCAATCGACACAATTCTCTCGGGGCGGAAAGTGCCCTCCGTGTCGATCCACAAACActtgccttctccgccgGCCTGCTCGATCGGCAGCTGACACGTGACCTGGGCGAAAGCGGAAACAGGCATAAAACAGCCCCTCGCGAAAACCCTAAAAACCCCGCCAGCACTGCAGGCAACCGATCTCGCACGGTAAAGTTTTTCCATGCTCTCCAGATCTACTCTCTGTGCTATTTGTATACCCCTGTCTATCAAAACTATCACACTCTCTACCTGTCTCTTTGTGCCTATCTCTCAAAGCACGCATTTCACCTGTCGACATTCAAGCACGAAAACCCCTCCACGTATGAAATGCACACATCCGCCGGTATCTTCGTGCATATTTACAcatcctctctcgcgccttctaGACCTATTTATGTATGAAGCCGTTCATCTATGTCTATGCACGTAGACGCTTCGTCCTGACTCGAAATGTCCAgagctcctgtctctctttgagTGCTGTGCGAGGCACGACGAggcgcgtttcgtcttttcgcgtGTAGGGGCTTGTTCTGATTCGCTGCTTCTCCATGTTTTCTGGTGGGCCTGCATCGCCTCACTCGATTTCCCGGCAGAATTTCGGAGCTGCGCAGGATTGACTCACGGCCAAGGTGTGACAGAGCTGCGTCTTTCCGGTGCGAAATTCCCCAAAGAGTTCCGTCAGATTGCCCGTCTCGATGCCGCCTTTGAGGAGACTGTCGAGTTGGACGCTCCCCGTCGTGAAGCGAATCAGattctcccgcgcctccagaTACTCCTGGGCACTGCAAAAGCCCAAGTTGCAAAGCTCCttgctcgccttcttcagcttctccacCTTCTGCTCACTCAGACCCTTGATGGCAACCAAATTCTTCACGGGCGCAAACGCGACGCACTCCACAGTCTGGTACCCCCCTGAACAAAGACAAACGCACCTGGCCACGAAACGTCCAGGCACCCGTCCTCGAAGAAGATCCTCTCCCACGTACCCTTGGCGTCGATGTCTATCGCGGTACACGCCAATGCAGTCAAAAACGCGCACACGGGGAAGAACAGACACGCACGCACATCGATACACAGTTGAATGCACATGCAGACATGTAGCTCGATGCATCTGCACAGACACAGCCGGAAACAATCCAGAATTTCCGttcacctatatatatatatatatatatgtgggtatgtatgtgtgtgaAGGTATGGATGTGTTTCTGTCCAGATGTTTACGTGTCCGCCTTCCTCAGATGAAAAAGCAGGGATTTTGGACAACAGCAGGAGTGTCTTCTGGGAGTCACTCGCCATTTACCATCTTTGAGGAGCTCGAGATCTCTCTTGGTGAACCCCTTCGCGAGAAGGTGTTCGAGCTTCAGAGGACCGGTTTGAACATCTTCTGCGAGTTGCTGCACATTCGAAAAGGCATCCACCGCAAGACTGCTTTCGTTCATCCAAAAACAAACCCAACAGGGTTGGCCACATTCGGATCCCCAGGGAGACACTTCGCTTCGGCGCTTCTTCGTGGAAAAAGCGAACCGAAACAAGATGGCATGGCCACAAAGGTATTTCTTCGCTGAGCAATTCGAGAAACTTCTGGGTGGTTTCTAAGAAATCTAGGAAAGATTAGTGCGCGTTCGCGGCGTAAAGAAAACCTGCTCTGTTGTTGATAAAACGTTTGATTTAAGCAAACGAATGAACGCCCTCAAAAAACTCGCCCCTGCAACCCCGACGACACTCAGACTCGGAGGCACGCCGGAAAACCCTCCTACGCAGATATGGACAGGCTTATTTCCTAGACCAGTATCTTCTGTTTCAATACGTAGATGtggatatacatacacatatttACATAGCCTTTTGCGATCACGGAAATGTCTAGGCTCGCCCGCGATTCCTCATTCAGTCTCACCATTTCAGGTTTTGCCGTGCGCATTTGCTTCTCTTTTACTTCTCATTTTTGTTGCTCACCTGCTGCTGTTGAGGTTCATGCTCCTGCGTCGATACGGGTTTCGACTGCTGAATGGAAACCGCGCTCATGCTGACCAGCTTGGAATTGAGAAATGCAAAAAAGCTTTCCCTTCCCGACCCCGGCGGGCTGAAAAAAAGACACTCtcccgtctgtttcttctgaaCAAATCCAGCACGCCAGTCTGTGTAAGGACGTATCTATGGAGATACATCCACATATAtgcagacgcatgcacaggtgaatatatatatatatatatatatatatatatggagaagGTGCTGGAAAGAGGAGTGATACGTATTGGGGCTCTGACCTCGCGACTCTACGGAGAAAATAACGGAGATTAGAGGGTTTTCCAGGAAACACGAGCGGCAAAAAGAACAACGAAACAGGAGCTACCCAGATTTGCTTCTGacacgcgtttctttccaaTTTTGATCAGCATCTCCCTTCCAGATGCCTCTCCGGACATATACCAGCACATACCCATACATTCagattatatatatatatatatatataaatatacatatacatatacagagGTAAAAGTAGGTGTGCGTAGTTGCAGAGGGCCCCGTAATTCTGTTGGTTTTCAGATGTGACAGCTGAGGAGATGGACGCATGAACTGGTTTTCGTAGCGtgtggaaaaaaaggggaaacggaaacatGGAAAGGAGAAACTCGACGAGTTCCTGAGAACCCAGCTGGGCGGCAAGACGAGAGAGTTGTTTTCCTGCCAAGAACGGAGGCGCGTTCGGTGAgcaaaaaacggaaagtTGCAAGAGACCAACAGAGCTTCCCGTTCAGGAAGGACGGGAGAGATCTCCAGTTGCACCCTTCTGCGTCGAATTTttagagagaaaaacgagaaggcaTTTTCTGGCGCGTTACACAGCGTGCTGAGACACGACTGTGGCAACGGGGCACAACAACGCGAGTTGCCACGCTTCGCGAAAAGTTAAAAGGGAGCCTCGAAAAAGTCAACAGCCAAGTCTGACTTTCTTAGTAAAGACGCTTTCTGGAAAATCGACAACACCGCAAATTTTCGAGCCTCCCAGTTGTTTCCAGAAACCACGCTGCGGTGGGGgtcagagacggcgaagttTTCGGCGTGTCTTGTCACGCTCCGCGTAAAGAATGCATGCCAAAACCCGCGAAGCTGCGTGGACTGGGAGGCGAAAGCCGCAGAGCCGCCGACAAAGAGAATCTTTTCTCTCAAGTGAAGTGGAGAAAGAATTGTTtttgcagagaaagaggcgcgcaACCGATTCTGAGAGAACGCggaaaggcgggaaacaGCCAGTCTCGCCACACCGGGGACGAACACGGGCTGGCACACCAAACAGAAGCAAGTCAATCTTCCCAGGACATTTGATTCTTCCTCCAAAAAAGTAAAAACGTATGTTCACGCccaagaaagaagaacccCTGGAAAGACATTTCAAAAATGCAAACACCAAAACTTTCAACAACTGTGTACATACAACTATATCTAACGCCGTGGGTACATCGACAGCTGCACTTTCAttgtgtgtatgtgcatgtacacTATATACATAAACGCATGTTTATTGTAATTATAACAGGTATATGACCATGTTTCCTTGGGTTTAAACTGCATGATGGGATGCTTGCTTCTGCAGTTGTCCATTTCCGATTTTTAGCTCGAGGGGCCGGGGACGGGAATTCCCTATTTTTCGTGAATTCGCGGCGGGTTGTTTCTGagcaaacgcgagacacgGTGGGTTTGGACGAGGGGGGAAAGAACGCACCAAATGCCTCCTCGTGCGTGAAGCGGAAAATCGAGAATTCCCACGACACTACGTacgagggaggaaaagaacaaTTACGCCGTCCCAGCTACACTGCGGAAAAGGAACAAGATTCTCTTTTTGTCTATCGACACAGTGTGATTCTTTGTAGAGGGACACcttcagagagagatacatAGATGTGATATATGTAGAGATCCAGATGCAGAGATGCGATTTATATATCGATATGCAGACAAATGCAGCTAcgtcgagagagaatgaatgacagagacagaggaaaccggaaaacggaaaggtacagagatagagagactGCCGTGCGATTAATGGAAAGGTAGATACATATGGGAAGACCGACACCGATTTGCCCCTCTATGCAATGGGTTGTTACTTTGACAGTTGTATTTAGTGATGTGCCCAGATctataaacatatatagGGGTATGTCGAGTTTGACCGATCCGAGCTGCTTAGGATTCGCAGTATATACGGAGAGCCTCTATATTTTCCTTGGGTCAGGTGTATATACGCGAATAGCATCtccactgcatgcaaaagaAATTGTGTCCTTTTTCACGACGTTTGTTTGCTTCTCTAGGATGCCTTAAGGTAAAAATCTGCTCATATGTAATCGTAGACACTgaagcatatatatatatatatatatatatatatatatgcttgaACACGCAAACCTCCAGGTATGAAATTATATACAAATGTGTGCACGCACGCACATGTGCCTCGCAAGGGAGACAGTGGAATCTTCGTGTTTGTGAGCTGTGCCTCGATTCTGAGACCATCGATTGCCGCAGCAATGGTTTATGCGGGAACAAAGGGAGCTTGCATATTCATGTTTTTCTGTCAGAGAgccaagagaaaagggaaagactTTCTTTTGCTTCAACAGGATGCGCCCGTTCCCCCGTTGCTGACTGCATCTCCGTCCTTAACGACACATGCTCTGCCttcgaagaggagagatccTGTCTACGCACCCCAGAAATCaaaacatgcatgcacatttGCAGGTAGaccggagacacacagatgAAAGAAGTGACCACGTGATGCCTACATCAATAAGAAAAGAGCTTTTCTATCCCAACCAAGGGGCGACCCTACATGCACCTACAAATATGCCTCTGCGTACCAGCTAacacatatacaaatacacaTAAAAAACATATACGTATGGATACCCATACCCATGAACatgaggggagagagacgggcacCTCCACCTCTCTATCAATATGCTATGTCTATGCATTtgcatatacaaatatatatatatatatatttatatttatatgtatcTGCACGCATAGAAGTATACATATGTTTGGGAACCGTGTTTAACGCGAGTTGTTTGCCTTGGAGCCTGGGGGAACGTTCCATGGTTGGGTTCCGTTCATTGCCTCGATTAACTTCctagaggagacagtcgcaTCTGCTGCGTAAAAACTAAGCCAGAAGagttctctttctgctttcgACCTGAATTCGCTTTCTTCACTTTCTGGTTCCTGGCCAGACGAAGGCTTCTTTTCACTTTTCGGCGAGACACTTTCGCAAGTTTGACGGTTTATGCGCTGCCGCGGAACAATCGGCTCCAaggctctcgccgcctcaTATGCAAATGCCTGTCGACGCACCAATGACCGCATGCAACAAAGACCGAACCCGCGATTAATGCATCTAAATAGACGTGCACAAACGTATGCCGATGTGACTACGAATGCGCCGCTGTTTAGCTGTAGTAAGGATGAAAttgggagaggcgagcgctACCGAAGAACTATCATGTCGCTTCTCAcaaatgcacatatatatatgttctatctatctttctttatatacatatatgcgaAAAAAATATGACCGTCCATGAAAAGGATAATGAACgacaaatgcatatatatatatatatatatatggcaaCGGACTAGAGTAACGAACCTCTTCTGCTTGCCGGTTTCCGTCATCCTCTTCGATGCCTTCCTCTTGATATGTGGTATGGCGTCGAATGCTCCACGCACAGGCGAGCGACTGCAGAAAGAAGGATCGGGAGATCCCAAACAGGACTGTTCACAAAAAAagtgcgccttctctccagaaGAAACCGCCTCGAAGACGTTCACACAAAACCGAGTTGGGAGTAAAAAGATGCGCAAAAAAGTACAGACATACAAGGAAAACTGTGCATCCACATAAGATAGGTCtatgacgaagaagagatgagCAGCGAGCCGtatttgtttctcttcgtctaCACATCCATTTATATACCTCGGTTCATCAACGTAAACGATTGCAGATGAACCGCGGGTTTTcaggaagcggagaggtTCACCGTTTAACGGGACTCACATGGGATCGTAGCACGACGCCCTGCATGTGTGTGATAGCGGCGAGCGCAGATTCGTGAGAGCCGAAATCGAGGAACGCAATGCG from Neospora caninum Liverpool complete genome, chromosome VIII includes the following:
- a CDS encoding putative DNA repair protein, whose translation is MSAVSIQQSKPVSTQEHEPQQQQQLAEDVQTGPLKLEHLLAKGFTKRDLELLKDGGYQTVECVAFAPVKNLVAIKGLSEQKVEKLKKASKELCNLGFCSAQEYLEARENLIRFTTGSVQLDSLLKGGIETGNLTELFGEFRTGKTQLCHTLAVTCQLPIEQAGGEGKCLWIDTEGTFRPERIVSIAKRFGLNANDCLDNVAYARAYNCDHQMELLMEASAMMAESRFALLIVDSATALYRSEYTGRGELASRQTHLCRFLRCLQRIADTYGVAVVVSNQVVAKVDNMGGGMFAGNEKLPIGGNIMAHASQTRLYLRKGRGESRICKIYDSPSLAEGEAVFAIGEGGIGDYEDN